A stretch of Endozoicomonas sp. SCSIO W0465 DNA encodes these proteins:
- a CDS encoding transposase, producing the protein MIPELPATMSAEILLKENAELRMRVACLEERCRELEEKVGKNSQNSSKPPSSDGYQKPCKNSNSPDHSDDLSADKGTDPSDEKPNPKSLRQSSGNKAGGKKGHQGTCLKQVDIPDYIEYLPVKECNKCQASLLDSEPVKYIERQVFEPGRPGEFEVTAHRAEVKICTCGCRNQAEFPEGVTAAAQYGSATQAMAVYLNQYHFLPFKRVSHWLHVMRDEQWTLYYLSEKRGREAMDTMGILLTFAGVLVHDHWKSYFAYAATHVLCNAHHLRELLGVVDRDSNQLALRLMKLLRLSWHYCKGFKTIGMLQMPSVVCERIEKIYDRLLQRALMKEVVYMEKQREELKRKKVKNTKAYNLFKRLTEFKAETLRFMSDFTIPFDNNGSERDVRMAKLKQKISGCFRSADGGSMFARIRSYLSSARKQGMDIYQSLHRAVRNYCNMPLLSAE; encoded by the coding sequence ATGATTCCAGAACTACCCGCAACTATGTCGGCTGAGATTCTCTTGAAAGAGAATGCAGAGCTGCGGATGAGAGTTGCCTGTCTGGAAGAGCGATGTCGAGAATTGGAAGAAAAGGTTGGCAAGAACAGTCAAAACAGCAGCAAGCCGCCATCGTCTGATGGTTATCAAAAACCTTGTAAAAACAGTAATTCTCCAGATCATTCTGACGACCTTTCCGCAGATAAAGGTACCGATCCATCGGATGAAAAACCCAATCCTAAAAGTCTGAGACAGTCTTCTGGTAATAAAGCCGGTGGAAAGAAAGGGCATCAGGGCACTTGTCTTAAACAGGTCGATATCCCTGACTATATTGAGTACCTTCCGGTTAAAGAATGCAATAAATGTCAGGCGTCTCTTCTTGATAGTGAGCCGGTCAAATATATTGAACGACAGGTGTTTGAACCAGGGAGACCGGGTGAATTTGAAGTAACGGCCCATAGAGCTGAAGTAAAAATCTGCACTTGTGGTTGTCGGAATCAGGCTGAATTCCCGGAAGGTGTTACCGCTGCCGCACAATATGGCTCAGCCACACAGGCTATGGCCGTCTATCTTAACCAATACCATTTCCTGCCTTTTAAGCGCGTGTCGCACTGGCTACACGTTATGCGGGATGAACAATGGACGCTCTACTACTTGTCTGAAAAGCGAGGTCGTGAGGCCATGGACACGATGGGCATACTGCTAACATTTGCAGGCGTTCTGGTTCATGATCATTGGAAATCCTATTTTGCATATGCGGCAACTCACGTACTTTGCAATGCCCATCACCTGAGGGAGCTTTTGGGTGTTGTTGATAGGGACAGCAATCAACTGGCGTTGCGATTGATGAAGCTACTGAGGCTTTCCTGGCATTACTGCAAGGGCTTTAAGACCATAGGTATGCTACAGATGCCAAGTGTTGTCTGTGAACGAATCGAGAAGATTTATGACCGGTTGCTTCAGCGGGCTCTAATGAAAGAAGTCGTCTATATGGAGAAGCAACGAGAGGAGCTTAAGCGCAAGAAAGTCAAGAATACTAAAGCTTACAATCTCTTCAAACGACTCACTGAGTTCAAGGCTGAGACACTGCGCTTCATGTCAGATTTTACCATTCCCTTCGATAACAATGGCAGTGAGCGGGATGTTCGAATGGCCAAGTTAAAGCAGAAAATCTCAGGCTGCTTCAGGAGTGCAGACGGTGGTTCTATGTTTGCACGGATTCGCAGCTATTTGTCGTCTGCCAGAAAACAGGGAATGGACATATATCAATCACTTCATAGAGCTGTTCGGAATTACTGTAATATGCCTTTGCTCAGTGCTGAATAG
- a CDS encoding M23 family metallopeptidase: protein MKIIIVNQDHSRTRTYSGSGKWVGILFCCAFMLSMAAGGAMYAWLTNDQEHMLTSEGVKNWKRVLDTQQQDLGLVRQQAQNQLDALMLRLAELQGRMTRLDALGERLTSKAKLDDGEFDFSEAPALGGPQEFAEAEAAYSKVSLIDAIDQLADQIDNREKQLDLLDNLISNRTLHDDSFLAGLPIRKGWLSSRYGRRTDPFTGKAAWHNGVDFAGKRGSEIISVAAGVVVWSGTRSGFGLLVEVNHGNGYLTRYAHNEENLVKVGDIVARGQVIATMGSSGRSTGPHVHFEVLKNGKPQDPSRYIYRASN, encoded by the coding sequence ATGAAAATTATTATTGTTAATCAGGATCATTCTCGAACCCGAACTTATTCAGGAAGTGGGAAGTGGGTGGGGATTTTGTTTTGCTGTGCCTTTATGCTGTCCATGGCCGCTGGTGGTGCAATGTATGCCTGGCTAACCAATGATCAGGAGCATATGTTAACCAGTGAAGGCGTAAAAAACTGGAAACGGGTTCTGGATACTCAGCAGCAGGATCTTGGTCTTGTTCGTCAGCAGGCGCAAAACCAGCTGGATGCCCTGATGCTCAGGCTTGCTGAGCTTCAGGGGCGTATGACCCGGCTTGATGCGCTTGGAGAGCGCCTCACGAGCAAGGCCAAGCTGGATGATGGTGAGTTTGACTTCAGTGAAGCACCTGCGTTGGGCGGACCTCAGGAGTTTGCTGAAGCAGAAGCGGCTTACAGCAAGGTAAGTCTGATTGATGCCATTGATCAACTGGCGGATCAGATCGATAACCGTGAGAAACAGCTGGATCTTCTGGATAATCTTATTTCCAACAGAACCCTTCATGACGATTCATTCCTGGCAGGCTTGCCCATAAGAAAAGGCTGGCTATCTTCGCGTTACGGTCGTCGTACTGACCCGTTTACTGGTAAGGCAGCCTGGCATAATGGCGTGGATTTTGCCGGTAAGCGCGGTTCAGAGATTATTTCAGTTGCTGCAGGTGTTGTTGTCTGGTCGGGCACCCGCTCAGGCTTTGGGCTTCTGGTGGAGGTCAATCATGGCAATGGCTATCTGACCCGTTATGCGCACAATGAAGAAAATCTGGTCAAAGTTGGCGATATAGTTGCCAGGGGGCAAGTCATCGCAACAATGGGTAGTTCCGGGCGTTCAACAGGACCACATGTGCACTTTGAGGTTTTGAAAAACGGCAAGCCTCAGGATCCTTCGCGATATATCTATCGAGCAAGTAATTAG
- the secA gene encoding preprotein translocase subunit SecA: MFASLVKKVIGSRNDRQLKRMGKIVKSINALEESVAVLGDDELKAKTGEFRERFNRGETLDDLLPEAFAVVREAGKRVMGMRHFDVQLIGGMTLHEGRIAEMRTGEGKTLVATLPAYLNAIPGKGVHVVTVNDYLARRDANWMRPLYEFLGMSVGIVVPQQDPEEKRQAYQADITYGTNNEFGFDYLRDNMAFRKEDRYQRDLFFSIVDEVDSILIDEARTPLIISGPAEDSSELYKKMNQLVPRLQRQEPIPEDQDPNTVELTGHYSVDEKTRQVELNELGHQFIEELLQQEGLLPEGESLYASNNLNLLHHVNSALKAHVLFHRNVEYIVQNNEVLLVDEHTGRTMPGRRLSEGLHQAIEAKEGLRIQAESQTLASTTFQNYFRNYDTLSGMTGTADTEAFEFRQIYGLDVIVIPTHKEMVRQDGNDLVYLTIAEKYDAIIDDIKETVKAERPVLVGTASIDSSEHLSKALDKAGIPHQVLNAKFHEKEADIIAQAGRPGAVTIATNMAGRGTDIMLGGNWKAEVAELNEPSQEQIDQIKADWQKRHMAVLEAGGLHIIGTERHESRRIDNQLRGRSGRQGDPGSSRFYLSLEDSLMRIFASERVKNFMKALGMEKGEAIEHRMVTNAIEKAQRKVEGRNFDIRKQLLEYDDVANDQRKVIYNQRDELLNADDVSSSIEALREDVVSGLVSQHIPPQSLEEQWDVKGLEEKLASELNERMPVQQWLDADDRLDEEALRERILQGVIDSYRNKEALAGADVLRNFEKHILLRILDDKWKEHLATMDHLRQGIHLRGYAQKNPKQEYKREAFELFQQMLEDIKYDTIRIISHVQVQEDDRTAEMERQRREEMARRMQFEHAQAQGVEAEVTGQEEPEAHQPFVREGRKVGRNDPCPCGSGKKYKQCHGKIA; encoded by the coding sequence ATGTTTGCTTCTTTAGTTAAGAAAGTTATTGGTAGCCGGAATGACCGCCAGCTGAAACGGATGGGCAAGATTGTCAAATCAATCAATGCTCTGGAAGAAAGCGTGGCTGTTCTGGGCGATGATGAGCTGAAAGCCAAAACAGGAGAGTTTCGCGAGCGCTTCAACCGGGGTGAAACCCTTGATGACCTGTTGCCAGAGGCGTTTGCTGTTGTTCGCGAGGCAGGCAAGCGCGTGATGGGCATGCGTCATTTTGACGTCCAGCTTATTGGTGGTATGACCTTGCATGAAGGGCGCATTGCCGAGATGCGAACCGGTGAAGGTAAGACCCTGGTGGCAACACTGCCTGCTTACTTGAATGCTATTCCCGGCAAGGGCGTTCATGTTGTTACCGTGAATGATTACCTGGCCCGTCGTGATGCCAACTGGATGCGTCCACTCTATGAATTTCTGGGGATGAGCGTGGGCATTGTTGTCCCGCAGCAGGACCCGGAAGAGAAACGTCAGGCTTATCAGGCAGATATCACCTACGGTACGAATAACGAATTTGGTTTCGACTACCTCCGTGACAATATGGCCTTCAGAAAGGAGGATCGTTACCAGCGTGATCTGTTCTTCTCTATTGTTGATGAGGTGGACTCGATTCTGATTGATGAGGCCAGAACGCCTCTGATCATTTCGGGGCCGGCCGAAGACTCATCTGAGCTTTATAAAAAGATGAACCAGCTGGTTCCCAGGCTGCAACGACAGGAACCCATTCCTGAAGACCAGGATCCCAATACGGTTGAGCTTACCGGTCATTACTCTGTTGATGAGAAGACCCGTCAGGTTGAGTTGAATGAACTGGGTCATCAGTTTATTGAAGAGCTCCTGCAACAAGAAGGTTTGTTGCCGGAAGGTGAAAGCCTTTATGCCTCCAACAACCTGAATTTGCTGCACCATGTGAACTCGGCCCTGAAAGCGCATGTGCTGTTCCACCGTAATGTCGAATACATTGTTCAGAATAATGAAGTTCTGCTGGTGGATGAGCATACTGGCCGTACCATGCCGGGTCGTCGCCTCTCAGAAGGCCTGCATCAGGCGATTGAAGCGAAAGAAGGGCTTCGTATTCAGGCTGAGAGCCAGACGCTGGCTTCCACGACGTTCCAGAATTATTTCCGTAATTATGACACGCTGTCCGGTATGACCGGTACTGCCGATACGGAAGCGTTCGAGTTTCGTCAGATTTATGGCCTGGACGTTATTGTCATTCCCACGCACAAAGAGATGGTTCGTCAGGATGGTAATGATCTCGTTTATCTGACGATTGCGGAAAAATACGACGCCATCATTGACGATATCAAAGAGACGGTGAAAGCCGAACGCCCGGTTCTGGTGGGTACGGCTTCTATCGACTCTTCCGAGCATCTGTCCAAGGCTCTGGATAAGGCGGGCATTCCTCACCAGGTACTGAATGCCAAATTCCACGAAAAAGAAGCAGATATCATCGCCCAGGCTGGTCGTCCCGGTGCGGTAACCATCGCCACCAACATGGCGGGTCGTGGTACCGATATCATGCTGGGGGGGAACTGGAAGGCAGAAGTCGCTGAGCTGAATGAGCCCTCTCAGGAGCAAATCGATCAAATCAAGGCGGATTGGCAGAAGCGGCATATGGCGGTGCTGGAGGCCGGTGGTCTTCATATTATTGGTACCGAGCGTCACGAGTCACGACGTATTGATAACCAGTTAAGAGGTCGTTCCGGTCGTCAGGGGGACCCGGGCTCTTCCCGTTTCTACTTGTCTCTGGAAGATAGCCTGATGCGGATTTTCGCCTCCGAGCGGGTCAAGAACTTCATGAAAGCGCTGGGTATGGAAAAGGGTGAAGCCATTGAACACCGTATGGTGACCAATGCCATCGAAAAAGCCCAGCGCAAAGTAGAAGGCCGCAACTTTGATATTCGTAAGCAGCTGCTGGAATACGATGATGTTGCCAATGATCAGCGTAAGGTTATTTATAATCAGCGTGATGAGCTGCTCAATGCGGATGATGTCTCTTCAAGTATTGAAGCGCTGCGTGAAGACGTAGTCAGTGGCCTGGTCAGTCAGCACATTCCGCCGCAGAGCCTTGAAGAGCAGTGGGACGTTAAAGGTCTGGAAGAGAAGCTGGCCAGCGAACTGAATGAGCGTATGCCGGTTCAGCAGTGGTTAGACGCAGATGATCGTCTGGATGAAGAAGCGCTGCGTGAGCGCATTTTGCAGGGCGTTATTGATTCCTACCGTAACAAGGAAGCGCTGGCCGGTGCAGACGTTCTGCGCAACTTTGAAAAGCATATTCTGCTGCGGATTCTGGATGATAAATGGAAAGAGCATCTGGCTACCATGGATCACCTGAGACAGGGTATTCATCTTCGCGGTTATGCTCAGAAAAATCCCAAGCAGGAATACAAACGCGAGGCGTTTGAGCTGTTCCAGCAGATGCTTGAGGATATCAAGTACGACACCATTCGTATTATTTCCCATGTACAGGTGCAGGAAGATGATCGAACGGCTGAGATGGAGCGGCAGCGTCGTGAGGAGATGGCACGTAGAATGCAGTTTGAGCACGCCCAGGCTCAGGGTGTAGAGGCTGAAGTAACAGGGCAGGAAGAGCCGGAAGCTCACCAGCCATTCGTTCGGGAGGGTCGTAAGGTGGGGCGTAATGATCCGTGTCCATGCGGTTCTGGTAAGAAGTACAAGCAGTGCCATGGTAAAATTGCCTGA